A genomic region of Glycine max cultivar Williams 82 chromosome 15, Glycine_max_v4.0, whole genome shotgun sequence contains the following coding sequences:
- the LOC100807628 gene encoding putative pectinesterase/pectinesterase inhibitor 45 has protein sequence MAFQDFDMITERRRNEQRLKMKKKILISVVSAVLLACVVGAAAFVVVQRTGTNAKHATPMPQNTATPHVDQNSRMVKMICGSAEYKEKCESTLEEALKKDPKLAQPKDLIMVSMILAEKEVTNAFDGTAKMMGNASEEEKGAYEDCKGLFKDAKEELELSITEVGDNDADKLSTKGAELNNWLSAVMSYQQTCIDGFPEGKIKDDFTSMFTNSRELVSNSLAVVSQFSSFFSIFQGAGGIHLPWETTSDDALAPTASGSASGAGAGAGAGSVFGSDPSSFGLGYASAPAGGVALAPGVAPAPGAAPGPVPSLPAGSIPAWTGSVPVWAGPSEFLGSNEKPTPNVTVAQDGSGNFKTISEALAAIPPQYDGRYVVYVKEGVYDETVTVTKKMVNLTMYGDGQQKSIVTGNKNFVDGVRTFQTASFVVLGEGFLGKDMGFRNTAGAEKHQAVAARVQADRAIFFNCAFEGYQDTLYAQTHRQFYRDCYISGTIDFIFGDASAVFQNCTMVVRKPLENQQNIVTAQGRLDKQENTGFVLQKCVIKADTDLVPLKDTIKNYLGRPWKEYSRTIIMETQIDDLIHPDGFLPWEGNFALSTLYYGEYNNNGAGSSTTARVNWPGRKVINRDEATRYTVEAFLQGTWINGTGVPAQLGLYS, from the exons ATGGCGTTCCAGGATTTCGACATGATCACCGAGAGGCGGAGAAACGAGCAGAGGCtcaagatgaagaagaagatccTCATCAGCGTCGTCTCCGCCGTCCTCCTCGCGTGCGTCGTAGGCGCCGCGGCATTCGTCGTTGTCCAAAGAACAGGCACTAATGCAAAGCACGCTACCCCAATGCCACAGAACACCGCCACGCCGCACGTGGATCAGAACTCCAGGATGGTGAAAATGATCTGTGGATCCGCAGAATACAAAGAAAAATGCGAAAGCACGCTCGAAGAAGCCCTAAAGAAGGACCCCAAATTGGCTCAACCCAAGGATCTTATCATGGTgtcaatgattcttgcggagaAGGAGGTTACCAATGCCTTCGATGGAACTGCAAAGATGATGGGCAATGCGTCCGAGGAAGAGAAGGGTGCGTACGAGGATTGCAAGGGTTTGTTCAAGGACGCCAAGGAAGAGCTTGAGCTGTCGATCACCGAGGTTGGCGACAACGACGCGGACAAGCTCTCCACAAAGGGTGCTGAACTGAACAACTGGCTCAGTGCGGTTATGTCTTACCAACAAACCTGCATTGATGGTTTCCCCGAAGGGAAGATCAAGGATGATTTCACCAGCATGTTTACTAACTCTAGGGAGCTTGTGAGCAATTCTCTTGCGGTTGTTTCGcagttttcttccttcttttcgaTCTTCCAAGGCGCCGGGGGGATTCATCTTCCTTGGGAGACTACCAGTGATGATGCACTGGCACCTACTGCTTCTGGTTCTGCTTCTGGTGCCGGTGCTGGTGCTGGTGCTGGGTCTGTGTTCGGTTCTGATCCCTCTTCTTTTGGTCTTGGTTATGCTTCTGCTCCTGCTGGTGGTGTTGCTCTTGCTCCTGGTGTTGCTCCTGCTCCCGGTGCTGCCCCTGGCCCAGTTCCTTCTTTGCCTGCTGGTTCAATTCCTGCATGGACGGGCTCAGTTCCTGTTTGGGCCGGCCCATCCGAGTTCTTGGGATCAAATGAAAAGCCCACACCTAATGTTACCGTGGCCCAAGATGGCAGCGGAAACTTCAAAACCATCTCTGAAGCTTTGGCTGCCATCCCACCACAATACGACGGAAG gTACGTGGTTTATGTCAAAGAAGGAGTGTACGATGAGACCGTGACAGTGACAAAGAAAATGGTAAATTTAACCATGTACGGTGACGGACAGCAAAAGAGTATCGTCACTGGAAACAAAAATTTCGTGGATGGAGTCAGGACCTTCCAAACTGCATCATTTG TTGTACTTGGAGAGGGATTCTTGGGGAAAGACATGGGATTCAGAAACACAGCCGGTGCAGAGAAGCACCAAGCAGTGGCCGCAAGAGTGCAAGCCGACCGAGCCATATTCTTCAACTGCGCCTTCGAGGGCTACCAAGACACTCTCTACGCCCAAACCCACAGACAATTCTACCGCGACTGCTACATCTCTGGAACAATCGACTTCATCTTCGGCGACGCCTCCGCGGTGTTCCAGAACTGCACCATGGTGGTAAGAAAGCCACTGGAGAACCAGCAGAACATCGTGACAGCACAAGGGAGGCTCGACAAGCAGGAGAACACCGGCTTCGTCCTCCAGAAATGCGTGATCAAGGCCGACACCGACTTGGTACCCCTCAAAGACACAATCAAGAACTACCTCGGAAGGCCGTGGAAGGAGTATTCAAGAACCATCATCATGGAGACTCAGATTGATGACCTAATTCACCCTGATGGGTTTCTTCCTTGGGAAGGGAACTTTGCCCTAAGCACACTTTACTATGGTGAGTACAACAACAATGGGGCTGGTTCTAGCACCACTGCTAGGGTTAATTGGCCTGGCCGCAAAGTCATCAATAGGGATGAGGCTACCAGGTACACGGTTGAGGCTTTCTTGCAAGGGACATGGATCAATGGCACAGGTGTACCAGCTCAACTAGGCCTGTACAGTTAA